From a single Oreochromis niloticus isolate F11D_XX linkage group LG4, O_niloticus_UMD_NMBU, whole genome shotgun sequence genomic region:
- the cyth4a gene encoding cytohesin-2 isoform X1 produces the protein MAIRRKDSFLWGKAPMKLPPEQRRQSEAHKFELLDDIQKLRLEINHVMPEIHSPELKEQNKNVVRNRKFLRGKKKFNMDSKKGVQYLVENGLLEWRAESVAEFLYKEEGLNKTAIGNFLGEREEMHLKILKAFVGLHEFSDLNLVQALRQFLWSFRLPGEAQKIDRMMEAFAARYCGCNPGVFQSTDTCYILSFAIIMLNTSLHNPNVKDKPTLQRFVSMNRGINNGEDLPTELLTKLYTSIRSEPFKIPEDDGNDLTLTFFNPDREGWLLKIGGRVKTWKRRWFILTDSCLYYFEYTTDKDPIGIIPLENLCVRALQDSSKPFCLELYNPKGQKIKACKTENKGRVVQGKHQSYKLSAASAEERDDWIDAIRASITKDPFYDLVTLRKRKIISNTSSKD, from the exons ATGGCCATACGCAGAAAAGACAGCTTCCTCTGGGGAAAAG CTCCAATGAAACTCCCACCAGAACAGAGGAGGCAGAGTGAGGCGCATAAGTTTGAGCTGCTGGATGACATTCAG AAACTCAGGTTAGAGATCAATCACGTCATGCCTGAAATCCACAGCCCTGAACTGAAGGAGCAGAA TAAAAATGTTGTGAGGAACAGGAAATTCCTACGTGGGAAAAAGAAATTTAACATGGACTCCAAAAAG GGTGTCCAGTACCTGGTTGAAAATGGCCTTCTTGAATGGCGAGCAGAGTCTGTGGCAGAGTTTCTTTACAAAGAGGAGGGGCTCAATAAGACCGCCATAGGAAACTTCTTGGGAGAAAG GGAGGAAATGCACCTGAAGATACTGAAAGCGTTTGTTGGTCTGCACGAGTTCTCAGACCTGAATCTGGTGCAAGCACTGAG GCAGTTTCTGTGGAGCTTTCGTCTCCCAGGAGAAGCTCAAAAGATTGACAGGATGATGGAGGCGTTTGCAGCTCGCTACTGTGGCTGTAACCCCGGGGTCTTCCAATCCACAG ACACCTGCTACATCCTCTCTTTCGCCATCATCATGCTCAACACGAGTCTCCACAACCCCAACGTGAAAGACAAACCCACTCTGCAGCGATTTGTTTCCATGAACAGAGGCATCAACAACGGCGAGGACCTGCCCACTGAGCTGCTCACG AAACTGTACACAAGCATCCGTAGTGAGCCGTTCAAAATCCCAGAGGATGATGGGAATGACCTCACACTGACGTTTTTTAATCCAGACCGCGAGGGTTGGCTCCTTAAAATAG GTGGTCGAGTTAAAACCTGGAAGAGAAGGTGGTTCATTTTGACAGACAGCTGCTTGTACTACTTTGAATACACAACA GATAAAGATCCAATTGGGATTATTCCTCTGGAGAACCTGTGTGTCAGGGCACTACAAGACTCAAGCAAACCG TTCTGCCTGGAGTTATATAATCCTAAAGGACAAAAGATCAAGGCCTGCAAGACGGAGAACAAAGGCAGAGTGGTCCAGGGTAAACACCAGTCGTATAAGCTCAGTGCAGCCAGCGCAGAGGAACGGGACGACTGGATAGATGCAATCAG
- the cyth4a gene encoding cytohesin-2 isoform X2, with the protein MAIRRKDSFLWGKAPMKLPPEQRRQSEAHKFELLDDIQKLRLEINHVMPEIHSPELKEQNKNVVRNRKFLRGKKKFNMDSKKGVQYLVENGLLEWRAESVAEFLYKEEGLNKTAIGNFLGEREEMHLKILKAFVGLHEFSDLNLVQALRQFLWSFRLPGEAQKIDRMMEAFAARYCGCNPGVFQSTDTCYILSFAIIMLNTSLHNPNVKDKPTLQRFVSMNRGINNGEDLPTELLTKLYTSIRSEPFKIPEDDGNDLTLTFFNPDREGWLLKIGGRVKTWKRRWFILTDSCLYYFEYTTDKDPIGIIPLENLCVRALQDSSKPGEHHQGPFL; encoded by the exons ATGGCCATACGCAGAAAAGACAGCTTCCTCTGGGGAAAAG CTCCAATGAAACTCCCACCAGAACAGAGGAGGCAGAGTGAGGCGCATAAGTTTGAGCTGCTGGATGACATTCAG AAACTCAGGTTAGAGATCAATCACGTCATGCCTGAAATCCACAGCCCTGAACTGAAGGAGCAGAA TAAAAATGTTGTGAGGAACAGGAAATTCCTACGTGGGAAAAAGAAATTTAACATGGACTCCAAAAAG GGTGTCCAGTACCTGGTTGAAAATGGCCTTCTTGAATGGCGAGCAGAGTCTGTGGCAGAGTTTCTTTACAAAGAGGAGGGGCTCAATAAGACCGCCATAGGAAACTTCTTGGGAGAAAG GGAGGAAATGCACCTGAAGATACTGAAAGCGTTTGTTGGTCTGCACGAGTTCTCAGACCTGAATCTGGTGCAAGCACTGAG GCAGTTTCTGTGGAGCTTTCGTCTCCCAGGAGAAGCTCAAAAGATTGACAGGATGATGGAGGCGTTTGCAGCTCGCTACTGTGGCTGTAACCCCGGGGTCTTCCAATCCACAG ACACCTGCTACATCCTCTCTTTCGCCATCATCATGCTCAACACGAGTCTCCACAACCCCAACGTGAAAGACAAACCCACTCTGCAGCGATTTGTTTCCATGAACAGAGGCATCAACAACGGCGAGGACCTGCCCACTGAGCTGCTCACG AAACTGTACACAAGCATCCGTAGTGAGCCGTTCAAAATCCCAGAGGATGATGGGAATGACCTCACACTGACGTTTTTTAATCCAGACCGCGAGGGTTGGCTCCTTAAAATAG GTGGTCGAGTTAAAACCTGGAAGAGAAGGTGGTTCATTTTGACAGACAGCTGCTTGTACTACTTTGAATACACAACA GATAAAGATCCAATTGGGATTATTCCTCTGGAGAACCTGTGTGTCAGGGCACTACAAGACTCAAGCAAACCG